The following coding sequences are from one Diprion similis isolate iyDipSimi1 chromosome 9, iyDipSimi1.1, whole genome shotgun sequence window:
- the LOC124410252 gene encoding facilitated trehalose transporter Tret1-2 homolog isoform X1, whose translation MDTSRSQDNGFLNPKIVEKSKSARQIFAAVSATLILIASGFHIGWASPSLAKLQAKDSDILVTSSQGSWIASFLLMGSIFGTILSLLLIDRWGRKTLLLLMSVPLFVSCVLIAVAQTYWWFYLARFIAGIGNGAIFTGMPIYVSEIAEDRMRGAFGILVTVMMNLGTLMSYGIGPWVNRATLAAVGAVVPVVYTLTFIWMPESPYYFAMKRVHRKSEKSLKWLRGISDVAEETKKIQMNVTLKRKDVRSITELCTVKGNQKALVIMIGLLTCQQASGITAILAYSTIIFNQVDSGLSTGIFIIILGIVKLTTAAMVIFLADVAGRRPLLLTSISLSTLFLFAEAVYFHLQANGADLTAVSWLPLVAMIAFLVSYTSGMGTIPMVTTAEIFPCEVKALAMTAAVTYMCAAGICVTKLYQIVSDAYGIHVALYIFTVCSTVSTAFIFFVVPETKRRSLNEIQDELHGVTKPML comes from the exons ATGGATACATCAAGATCTCAAGACAATGGATTTCTGAATccaaaaattgtcgaaaaatcgaaaagtgctCGTCAAATCTTCGCAGCCGTATCTG CTACTCTGATCCTGATTGCTAGTGGATTTCACATAGGATGGGCGTCTCCGTCTTTGGCAAAGCTGCAGGCTAAAGACTCCGACATCTTGGTTACGTCAAGCCAAGGTTCTTGGATCGCTAGTTTTCTTCTAATGGGTAGCATCTTTGGGACGATACTTTCTCTCTTACTGATCGACAGATGGGGCAGAAAGACGCTACTACTTTTAATGTCAGTCCCTTTATTCGTTTCGTGCGTACTCATTGCTGTCGCACAAACCTACTGGTGGTTTTACCTGGCACG GTTCATCGCTGGCATTGGCAATGGTGCTATTTTCACTGGTATGCCAATTTACGTAAGTGAAATTGCTGAAGACAGAATGCGCGGAGCCTTTGGGATTCTGGTTACAGTTATGATGAATTTAGGAACCCTTATGTCATATGGAATTGGTCCTTGGGTGAACCGAGCTACTCTTGCAGCGGTTGGTGCTGTCGTTCCCGTTGTCTACACCTTGACGTTTATCTGGATGCCGGAATCGCCGTACTATTTTGCGATGAAGAGAGTTCACAGAAAGAGCGAAAAGAGTCTAAAATGGCTAAGAGGGATATCCGACGTTGCCgaagagacgaaaaaaattcaaatgaacgTCACGTTGAAGCGAAAGGATGTTAGATCGATAACGGAGCTGTGCACAGTTAAGGGAAATCAAAAA GCACTAGTCATCATGATTGGGCTGCTGACTTGCCAACAGGCTTCCGGAATCACAGCGATTTTAGCTTACTCGACGATCATCTTCAACCAGGTGGACTCTGGGCTCAGCACCGGTATTTTCATAATCATATTGGGAATCGTTAAGCTGACAACTGCCGCCATGGTAATCTTCTTAGCTGACGTGGCGGGAAGAAGACCTTTGCTTCTCACGTCCATATCACTAAGCACACTCTTCTTATTCG CCGAAGCTGTTTACTTTCATCTACAAGCCAACGGAGCCGATTTGACGGCGGTCTCGTGGCTTCCACTGGTGGCAATGATTGCATTTTTGGTCAGCTACACATCGGGCATGGGAACTATACCGATGGTAACAACCGCCGAAATATTTCCCTGCGAGGTCAAGGCCTTAGCCATGACTGCAGCTGTTACCTACATGTGCGCAGCTGGAATTTGCGTTACCAAATTGTACCAAATCGTTTCGGATGCTTACGGCATCCACGTAGCACTGTATATATTCACAGTCTGTAGTACGGTGTCAACGGCGTTCATATTCTTTGTTGTTCCCGAGACGAAAAGGCGTTCGCTAAATGAGATTCAAGACGAACTTCACGGAGTTACGAAACCAATGCTGTGA
- the LOC124410252 gene encoding facilitated trehalose transporter Tret1-2 homolog isoform X2: protein MDTSRSQDNGFLNPKIVEKSKSARQIFAAVSATLILIASGFHIGWASPSLAKLQAKDSDILVTSSQGSWIASFLLMGSIFGTILSLLLIDRWGRKTLLLLMSVPLFVSCVLIAVAQTYWWFYLARFIAGIGNGAIFTGMPIYVSEIAEDRMRGAFGILVTVMMNLGTLMSYGIGPWVNRATLAAVGAVVPVVYTLTFIWMPESPYYFAMKRVHRKSEKSLKWLRGISDVAEETKKIQMNVTLKRKDVRSITELCTVKGNQKASGITAILAYSTIIFNQVDSGLSTGIFIIILGIVKLTTAAMVIFLADVAGRRPLLLTSISLSTLFLFAEAVYFHLQANGADLTAVSWLPLVAMIAFLVSYTSGMGTIPMVTTAEIFPCEVKALAMTAAVTYMCAAGICVTKLYQIVSDAYGIHVALYIFTVCSTVSTAFIFFVVPETKRRSLNEIQDELHGVTKPML from the exons ATGGATACATCAAGATCTCAAGACAATGGATTTCTGAATccaaaaattgtcgaaaaatcgaaaagtgctCGTCAAATCTTCGCAGCCGTATCTG CTACTCTGATCCTGATTGCTAGTGGATTTCACATAGGATGGGCGTCTCCGTCTTTGGCAAAGCTGCAGGCTAAAGACTCCGACATCTTGGTTACGTCAAGCCAAGGTTCTTGGATCGCTAGTTTTCTTCTAATGGGTAGCATCTTTGGGACGATACTTTCTCTCTTACTGATCGACAGATGGGGCAGAAAGACGCTACTACTTTTAATGTCAGTCCCTTTATTCGTTTCGTGCGTACTCATTGCTGTCGCACAAACCTACTGGTGGTTTTACCTGGCACG GTTCATCGCTGGCATTGGCAATGGTGCTATTTTCACTGGTATGCCAATTTACGTAAGTGAAATTGCTGAAGACAGAATGCGCGGAGCCTTTGGGATTCTGGTTACAGTTATGATGAATTTAGGAACCCTTATGTCATATGGAATTGGTCCTTGGGTGAACCGAGCTACTCTTGCAGCGGTTGGTGCTGTCGTTCCCGTTGTCTACACCTTGACGTTTATCTGGATGCCGGAATCGCCGTACTATTTTGCGATGAAGAGAGTTCACAGAAAGAGCGAAAAGAGTCTAAAATGGCTAAGAGGGATATCCGACGTTGCCgaagagacgaaaaaaattcaaatgaacgTCACGTTGAAGCGAAAGGATGTTAGATCGATAACGGAGCTGTGCACAGTTAAGGGAAATCAAAAA GCTTCCGGAATCACAGCGATTTTAGCTTACTCGACGATCATCTTCAACCAGGTGGACTCTGGGCTCAGCACCGGTATTTTCATAATCATATTGGGAATCGTTAAGCTGACAACTGCCGCCATGGTAATCTTCTTAGCTGACGTGGCGGGAAGAAGACCTTTGCTTCTCACGTCCATATCACTAAGCACACTCTTCTTATTCG CCGAAGCTGTTTACTTTCATCTACAAGCCAACGGAGCCGATTTGACGGCGGTCTCGTGGCTTCCACTGGTGGCAATGATTGCATTTTTGGTCAGCTACACATCGGGCATGGGAACTATACCGATGGTAACAACCGCCGAAATATTTCCCTGCGAGGTCAAGGCCTTAGCCATGACTGCAGCTGTTACCTACATGTGCGCAGCTGGAATTTGCGTTACCAAATTGTACCAAATCGTTTCGGATGCTTACGGCATCCACGTAGCACTGTATATATTCACAGTCTGTAGTACGGTGTCAACGGCGTTCATATTCTTTGTTGTTCCCGAGACGAAAAGGCGTTCGCTAAATGAGATTCAAGACGAACTTCACGGAGTTACGAAACCAATGCTGTGA